In Drosophila miranda strain MSH22 chromosome XR, D.miranda_PacBio2.1, whole genome shotgun sequence, the genomic window AAAGAGGAGGAACTCAAGCGAATGACGGCCGAGGCAGAGGCGGCCATGGCCAGAGACGAATCTGGCGTAGGACCTGCAGCATCCTTGGGCAAGCGAAAGGCCCCAGAGCCACCAAGTAAGGCATGAGACATGGCCAGAACCTATTTCTAATGTTACATTCCCCTGCAGAATGGTTCGAGATGGATCCCTCGCAGAACACCAAGGTTTATGTGGACAATCTCCCGCTGGACATCACCAAGGAGGAGTTCGCGGAGCTGATGGGGAAGTGCGGCATGGTCATGCGGGACCCGAAGACGCAGCAGCCCAAACTGAAGCTCTACACGGAGGCGGATGGTCAATTCAAGGGCGATGGCCTCTGCGACTACATTAAGGTAAGGAAAAGGAGTACAAACTCCTCTTTTCAAACTTTATTCTTTATTTCACTTTATTTGCTGTGGCTTAACTGTAGATTTAATCTTGCATAAATATTATATGGTAATATTATAATATGTTTATCCATTCGATTTCATATTTCTGATTCATATTCTGATCTTCGACTGATCCTCTGCTTAAGTTTTGCTGACTTTTCATGTAGATTCGCATCTCTTTTCAATTCTCTTGGGTGTTGTGTTTTATATATAGTATAGTATTATATAGTAATAGTATTTAAAATTGGTTAGTGTACTATTAAAATGCATTTTACTTGGCTATaaaattgcttttgcttttgcttcgATTATCGCTTCATTCTTTTCattttaaacaaaataaaacgTTAGAAAGATCCTCCGTCCGTTTCCATCCAGTTTTGAGGTattaaaaaatacaaaaaaaatttacatttaaacatactTTAATCATTATATATAACCTAAATAGTTAGTACATCGGATTTTTGTATTATCAAAAAAATTCCTTAGTAAATTATTGCTTCTACGGTGCTTCCCCCAGGCCGCTACATCTCGAGGACACACTTATGTGGGGGGAAGGCAAACGAGGGATCAGTAAGGACTCTGCTAGTCATTCCCAACTTTCTATAGTTATATGAGATATTTCCATATATTTGTGTGCTCTAATTTGTAAAATTCTTCGTGATTTATGGGCTTTAAAATTGCTCGATATTCTATATAGTTTATAGTTATATATTTGGGTGGGTGTGGGCGTGGGTGGGAAGTGGGAGTGCTGTGTATGCCgttgtgggtgtgggtgtgtctATCCTAGACCTATATATAGGATATattctatatacatatatagcatATAGTATATATGTTTACTGTACAGTACTACATAGAGCTAGAGCGAAGTTCCCATAGAGATTAAGTGTTTCCCGGTCGCTCGAAACGATTTCCAAATGTTTATTGCGGGGACATCGCTCGACTGCGGatcaaatgcaaatgaaaCTGGGTTTCCCTCCCGGAGCGATGCCCGGTTTGTTAGTTCcctcctttcctttcctttcctttcctttcctttcctctTCTATCCTCTGCTATCCTATCCTTCCTTTCTTCTCCTTGTAAATAATACTTTTGCGTGATTTTTTTCTTCTattaaaagcaaaaaaaagcaATTAAAAAAGGGGATATCGGCCCAAGCGGTAGTACGGATACTGAACCAATTCTCGAACGATATGTCTCGGTTAGTAACGGAAATTAGTGCGTCGTCTGTAAAGGAGATTGGaagagatatatgtatgtaggacCAATGGGATCCTACTCGGCGTCATTCAATCGCATGGCCTGCTGTATCCGCTTGAGCTTCTTTTCGTTCTGCTCGCGCATCTTCTGCTCCTTGAGCTGCTTGCGCCGCTTGCGCATCTCGATGAACTTCTTTTGGTCCTCGGGACTCAGAGCCGAGACGCGTGAGGTGTACTCGCGACGCTTCTCCGCGAGCGTGGCCTGGACCAAAGCATCGGCGGCCTTCTTGGCGGCCTCTAGCTTGCGGTTCTGTTCGGCTGCCTTGACCTCCTTTTCCTTCCGCTCGGCATCCTCCTTGGCCTTGCGCGCCTCCTCAGCCTCTCGCATCTCCTTCTCCAGTGGGAGTTTCAGTGcgcgctcctcctcctgcacCTCCTTGCGCAGtcgctcctcctcctgctccagcCTCTTCTCATTGGCTTCGCGCTCGGCAATCTCCGCTTCGCGGGCCCGCTGCAGCTGCTCCCGCCGCCTGTTCTCCTCGTGCAGTCGTTCCAGTTCGCGCTGCTCGAAGATGCGCGTCTCCTCCAGGCGCTTCAGCTGCTGGCgcttttcctcctcctcctgctcgcGACGGATCTGCTCTTggcgttgacgctcctgctcctgcagcTGCTCCTTGAGAGCCTGTTCCTCCCGCCGCTTGTTCTCGCGGGCCTCGGCCAGCTGTTTCTCTTGCTCGGAGTTGGCCTCAGCTATGCGCTTCTCGTGTTCCTCCCTCAATCGCTGCTCCTCGGCCAGCCGCTCGGCGGCATTGCGACGGTCGatctcctcctgctcctcgcGCTGCTTTCGCATCTCCTCCTCGCGGGCACGGCGCTGCTCGGCCTCGCGTTCGCGCTGCTTCTGGATGCGTTCTAGGCGCAGTTTCTCGGCCTCATCGTCAGCTGTGCGCCgacgctcctcctccgcctGCCGCTGCTTCAGTTGCTCCAGTTCGCGTTCgcgcagctgctgctggtacTCTCGTTCCTGTTGGTCGTGCTGCTTCTTGTCCTTGAGTGCGCGGAGCTGCTGTTCCTTGTGGTCCCTTTCCTGCTGTTCCCTCTGCTGtcgctcctgctcctcctgcaactgcttctgctgctcctccttcacctgcttctcctgctgctccttctggtCATGGGTGGCCGCTCGCACGCGCAGCTCCTGCACTTCAGGGTGGGGCTCTTGCTGCTGTACCTGATCCCGCTCCCGCTCTCGCTCCCGTTGCAATCGCTGCTGTTCCTCCCGCTGCTTGCGCTGACGCTCGCGACGCAGCTGGCGGTTCTGTTCTTGGCGCTCCTTTTTGCGCTGTTGGCGGCGTCTCTCCTTTTGGCGCTGGCGCTGCAGCTTGCGGTCGTACTGGGTCATCTGCTGGGGCGTCGGCGAGGCGGGCAGGACATCGTTGCTGTGGTTGTTGGCCAGAGCAGCTGGAGCAAGGGCATCTGTGGGTGCGACGGTGGTGGATGAGACGCGTGGACGCTTGCGAGGACGCTGCTGGGGAGTCTGGTGGGAGTTGACATCGTTGGGGTGCACCGGCTGTTGGCGGTTTCGTGGCTGATTGCGACGATTGTTCTTGCGGCGACCGGGAATGATCATCTCCTCATCGCTGCCCTCGGCCTTCACCCGACGATGGTATCTGTAAGACAGGAAAATACTCATTAATTTTCATTATCCTCGTTTCAGGTGGAATCTGTTCATCTGGCGCTGAAGATCCTCGATGATTACGACCTGCGGGGCCACAAGATTCGCGTGCAGCGCGCCCAGTTCCAGATGCGCGGCGAATACAATCCCGCGCTCAAGCCCAAGCGCAAGAAGAAGGACAAGGAGAAGATGCAGAAAATGAAGGAAAAGTGAGTGGCCAAGGAAGGAGAGACTCCTGTATCCTTACAAGTATTCTTTGCTCTTTGGCAGATTGTTCGATTGGCGTCCGGACAAGATGCGCGGCGAGCGCTCAAAGCATGAAAAGACGGTCATCCTCAAGAATCTCTTTACCCCAGAGCTCTTTGAGAAGGAGGTGGAGCTCATCCTGGAGTATCAGAACAACTTGCGGGATGAGTGCGGCAAGTGCGGAATGGTCCGCAAAGTGGTCATCTATGATGTGAGCTTAGCCAAAGGAAACTCTAGAGAGCAACCAAACAATCTAGTCACTTTTATGCATCTCTCTTTTCAGCGCCATCCAGAGGGAATTGCTCAGATCAACATGTCCTCCCCGGAGGAGGCCGATCTGGTCATTCAAATGATGCAGGGACGCTTCTTTGGCCAGCGCCAACTGACCGCTGACCACTGGGATGGCCAGACCAAATACAAGTGAGTGAAAAGTCACTGCAATACCAAAAAGCGTGCTCTAATTGTGGCCTCATTTCAGGATCGATGAGTCGGCTGTGGAGGCACACCAGCGCCTGTCCAAGTGGGATGAGTACTTGGCGGCCGAGGAGGCGCAGGATAAGCAGGATAAACAGAATGCAGGAGGGGAGAGTGCAAGTGCTTAGCGCTAGCGATGAACCGTGGCCTTACCTGCGATCCTTGTCGTTGCGATCGATTATCTCCAGGACCACCTCATTAGCCCGCTCGTTGGGATAGGTGGCGTTCCAGCGATTGTAGATCTTGTAGCGGTTGGCCTCGCTCACCTTCGGCATCTTGTGCTGGCAGATGAACCGCAGCTTGTCCGGGCAGGAGCGCGCCGACCAGCGGTACTTCAGGCTCGGATCGTAGACGGCGCAGTTGTTGTCGTTGGGCTGGCTGTTGGAGATAAGTTGCACATAGCTAGAATTGTTGCTTAAGCGTTAAATCAATGGAAATAAAGAAGGAAAGGACAGAGCATCTGAAGGAGCGCATCACTTACGTGGGATCCATTTCGCTGAACGAGTCGTAGGTCAGGTTGCGCCCGCTCATGCTCCACTGCCAGAGATGGTTGCGGTGGTCAAAGGTGGCCCCAATCCACACTGGTTCGCGATCTAATCATTTAAGTTGAGATAAATTTCCCCGTGAACACACAGTTGCCAATCGGATGCCCCTCACTCACCTCCTGTCTGGGCATCCTCCTTCTGCAGGAATGTCCTCAGCTTGCGGTCGGCGTACTTCAGGGGCTCGGCCAGATTGGCGTTCTTGTCCTTGCAGAAGAAGTGCGCCTCCAGCCAGCTGCTGCGCTGGCTCACCAGCGAGTAGCAGTCGGTGCCCACGCGCTGAAACTGCGGCGGGCACATGGCGTACATGCGGCGCTTGTTGGGCCGCGCCGACGGGGCCAGTGCACCCAGGGCCTGGGCCGGCGAGGGGCCATcgaagctgaccgccgcgctGGCTCCGCTCGCATGGAACTCCGCCCGGATTGTGTGTGCAACTGCGCGAGATAACGAGATGCTCAATAAATCATGCCGCATGTGCAACCGCAAACCGCTACTCACATAAAACTAAGATAAATACTTGACAGCACAACATTCTATTGCTGCCACTCATTGTGATTCCTTCTCGTTGATGGGATTTTCTTCTGTTGATGGCACTGTGTTTCGTGGAAGATTCTCTGGTGGATgctggatggtggatggtggatggtggctGGTAGTTGGTTTTTGCTGGTGGCTTCTCCTTGCTGTACGCTCTTTACATCGCTCAACCGGACGAGGGGCTGGAAGATGGAAAAAAATGAAACGAACGAAATGAGCATTCGTTAATCTCTCAACTCGTCTGCTTATCATAATTTTGTGTTGCTGTTAGattatgcaaatatttatcAGAGAGCCTCTTAACAAGTGTTACCGCTGATGGATGGACCTGCGAACGCCTCCACACTTTGCCAAGAAGACAAATTGAGCAAGCGATATAATATATTTGAACagatttattttatttattggtCATCTTCGTCTTCATTTCATTCATAAGCAACTCTTGGCCGCCAGAAACTGGTCGGCACTCGGCCGGGCGTCTCCTCTTTGCCTTGTCAGTGGCTCATTTGCTATGGCTTTTGTGTAGAATTTCAATTAGCACTTTCATAACTTTAACCACCTTGTCAGGTGAGAGACAACATGGGTCCGGTCCGGTACGGTCCGGTcgtctgccactgccaccgatGCTCGTTGTTGCATTCTATTTTCAATTTGTTGACACACTGCCCACAAGAGTGCGCTACTGTCTGGTCTCAGTGTGTGCGTTGCAGTGACCCACTTTGGCCCAACAAATGACTTCGAGTGGCGTGGGTTGATCCGCAAACTGTTTTACCAGAGCGTTG contains:
- the LOC108152486 gene encoding HIV Tat-specific factor 1 yields the protein MSDEEGEEKKGKGGSDEKKAEVRPETAFITNDGHTGVEDGRTPTPTSTPTPTIPSATATSDAEAVEQEPKEIAAAQSETKAVNDDESQPQVKDTAVQKEDKSQPQVKDAEVQKENESQPKIKDAAKKDDESKPQAKDEEAMKKDKSEPHQDFGAYAEHVTYAKNGDAIYTDPSSKQEYKWCNIKNSWLPMSGNGEDPYENEFYKWCDETSQWLPKTQTETEHYRWDEEQHTWVLKQQPGQDAVYKLDEKGERTYTDKDGTVYLWDAEKSAWFPKIDDDFMAQYQMNYGFIDNTSAGEKEKADKEIAEAKRKEEELKRMTAEAEAAMARDESGVGPAASLGKRKAPEPPKWFEMDPSQNTKVYVDNLPLDITKEEFAELMGKCGMVMRDPKTQQPKLKLYTEADGQFKGDGLCDYIKVESVHLALKILDDYDLRGHKIRVQRAQFQMRGEYNPALKPKRKKKDKEKMQKMKEKLFDWRPDKMRGERSKHEKTVILKNLFTPELFEKEVELILEYQNNLRDECGKCGMVRKVVIYDRHPEGIAQINMSSPEEADLVIQMMQGRFFGQRQLTADHWDGQTKYKIDESAVEAHQRLSKWDEYLAAEEAQDKQDKQNAGGESASA
- the LOC108152485 gene encoding trichohyalin isoform X1 — translated: MSGSNRMLCCQVFILVLFAHTIRAEFHASGASAAVSFDGPSPAQALGALAPSARPNKRRMYAMCPPQFQRVGTDCYSLVSQRSSWLEAHFFCKDKNANLAEPLKYADRKLRTFLQKEDAQTGDREPVWIGATFDHRNHLWQWSMSGRNLTYDSFSEMDPTYVQLISNSQPNDNNCAVYDPSLKYRWSARSCPDKLRFICQHKMPKVSEANRYKIYNRWNATYPNERANEVVLEIIDRNDKDRRYHRRVKAEGSDEEMIIPGRRKNNRRNQPRNRQQPVHPNDVNSHQTPQQRPRKRPRVSSTTVAPTDALAPAALANNHSNDVLPASPTPQQMTQYDRKLQRQRQKERRRQQRKKERQEQNRQLRRERQRKQREEQQRLQRERERERDQVQQQEPHPEVQELRVRAATHDQKEQQEKQVKEEQQKQLQEEQERQQREQQERDHKEQQLRALKDKKQHDQQEREYQQQLRERELEQLKQRQAEEERRRTADDEAEKLRLERIQKQREREAEQRRAREEEMRKQREEQEEIDRRNAAERLAEEQRLREEHEKRIAEANSEQEKQLAEARENKRREEQALKEQLQEQERQRQEQIRREQEEEEKRQQLKRLEETRIFEQRELERLHEENRRREQLQRAREAEIAEREANEKRLEQEEERLRKEVQEEERALKLPLEKEMREAEEARKAKEDAERKEKEVKAAEQNRKLEAAKKAADALVQATLAEKRREYTSRVSALSPEDQKKFIEMRKRRKQLKEQKMREQNEKKLKRIQQAMRLNDAE
- the LOC108152485 gene encoding trichohyalin isoform X2 codes for the protein MSGSNRMLCCQVFILVLFAHTIRAEFHASGASAAVSFDGPSPAQALGALAPSARPNKRRMYAMCPPQFQRVGTDCYSLVSQRSSWLEAHFFCKDKNANLAEPLKYADRKLRTFLQKEDAQTGDREPVWIGATFDHRNHLWQWSMSGRNLTYDSFSEMDPTQPNDNNCAVYDPSLKYRWSARSCPDKLRFICQHKMPKVSEANRYKIYNRWNATYPNERANEVVLEIIDRNDKDRRYHRRVKAEGSDEEMIIPGRRKNNRRNQPRNRQQPVHPNDVNSHQTPQQRPRKRPRVSSTTVAPTDALAPAALANNHSNDVLPASPTPQQMTQYDRKLQRQRQKERRRQQRKKERQEQNRQLRRERQRKQREEQQRLQRERERERDQVQQQEPHPEVQELRVRAATHDQKEQQEKQVKEEQQKQLQEEQERQQREQQERDHKEQQLRALKDKKQHDQQEREYQQQLRERELEQLKQRQAEEERRRTADDEAEKLRLERIQKQREREAEQRRAREEEMRKQREEQEEIDRRNAAERLAEEQRLREEHEKRIAEANSEQEKQLAEARENKRREEQALKEQLQEQERQRQEQIRREQEEEEKRQQLKRLEETRIFEQRELERLHEENRRREQLQRAREAEIAEREANEKRLEQEEERLRKEVQEEERALKLPLEKEMREAEEARKAKEDAERKEKEVKAAEQNRKLEAAKKAADALVQATLAEKRREYTSRVSALSPEDQKKFIEMRKRRKQLKEQKMREQNEKKLKRIQQAMRLNDAE